One part of the Anaerolineales bacterium genome encodes these proteins:
- the recA gene encoding recombinase RecA: MAGGKEKALESALTELKKKYGDGAVMRLGEATRLAVEVIPTGSLALDIALGVGGIPRGRVTEVFGPESSGKTTLCQHIVAETQKRGGNCAYIDMEHALDPVYAAKCGVDTDSLYVAQPDTGEQALEIAETLIRSGGVDVVVVDSVAALVPRAEIEGDMGDATMGMQARLMSQALRKLSSVIRQTNTAVIFTNQLRQKIGVMFGNPETTTGGMALKFYASVRLDVRRVQSIKNGAEVVGSRTRVRVVKNKVAPPFREAEFDIMYNEGISKAGDLIDIGTQLELITKRGAFFSFQDQRIGQGRENAKQYLKEHPEITEILETAVREKAMAGMGAADRPSSEKEEGEETDAEA, translated from the coding sequence ATGGCCGGCGGCAAAGAAAAAGCTCTCGAATCCGCATTGACCGAACTGAAAAAGAAATACGGCGACGGCGCCGTTATGCGCCTGGGCGAAGCCACGCGGCTGGCGGTGGAGGTGATTCCCACCGGTTCGCTGGCCCTCGACATCGCCCTGGGCGTGGGGGGCATTCCCCGCGGGCGGGTGACCGAGGTCTTCGGCCCCGAATCCTCCGGCAAGACCACCCTTTGCCAGCACATCGTCGCCGAAACCCAGAAGCGCGGCGGCAACTGCGCCTACATCGACATGGAGCACGCGCTCGATCCGGTCTACGCCGCCAAATGCGGGGTCGACACCGATTCCCTCTACGTCGCCCAGCCCGACACCGGCGAGCAGGCGCTGGAAATCGCCGAGACTCTGATCCGCTCGGGCGGGGTGGACGTGGTGGTGGTGGATTCGGTCGCCGCCCTGGTGCCGCGGGCCGAGATCGAAGGCGACATGGGCGACGCCACGATGGGCATGCAGGCCCGGCTGATGAGCCAGGCGCTGCGCAAGCTTTCCAGCGTGATCCGCCAAACCAACACCGCGGTGATCTTCACCAACCAATTGCGCCAGAAGATCGGTGTCATGTTCGGCAACCCCGAAACCACCACCGGCGGGATGGCGCTTAAGTTTTACGCCTCGGTCCGCCTCGACGTGCGCCGGGTGCAATCGATCAAGAACGGCGCCGAGGTGGTCGGCTCGCGGACCCGCGTGCGAGTGGTCAAAAACAAGGTCGCGCCGCCCTTCCGCGAGGCCGAGTTCGACATCATGTACAATGAAGGCATCTCCAAGGCGGGCGACCTGATCGACATCGGCACCCAACTGGAGTTGATCACCAAACGCGGCGCCTTCTTCTCGTTCCAGGACCAGCGCATCGGCCAGGGACGGGAGAACGCCAAACAATACTTGAAGGAGCATCCGGAGATCACCGAAATCCTCGAAACGGCCGTCCGGGAAAAAGCGATGGCCGGCATGGGTGCGGCGGATCGCCCCTCCTCCGAAAAGGAGGAAGGGGAAGAAACGGATGCGGAGGCCTAG
- a CDS encoding regulatory protein RecX, whose protein sequence is MPRKITALRAGAKGRTVTVELDGTESFRLGKTSAAGLFPGQSLEPQEIERLRGDSRVEEASIRCLGLLARRPRSRAEIERYLQRRKLPEAEIRRVVDRLSEHGWIDDRKFARAWVENRQEFRPRSARALHSELRRFGIPETDAREALEGVREEEAALSAARKKAPRLLRAAGTTPEARRIFQQKMAAHLASRGFAFDLSRETARAVWDECAQAGAGDSE, encoded by the coding sequence TTGCCGAGGAAAATCACCGCCTTGCGGGCGGGCGCAAAGGGGCGGACGGTTACAGTGGAGCTCGACGGGACGGAATCCTTCCGGCTCGGCAAGACGTCCGCCGCCGGATTGTTTCCGGGGCAATCCCTCGAGCCGCAGGAGATCGAACGGCTGCGGGGCGACAGCCGGGTGGAGGAAGCCAGCATCCGGTGCCTTGGGCTGCTGGCCCGCCGCCCGCGGTCGCGCGCGGAGATCGAGCGTTACCTGCAGCGGCGGAAGCTTCCCGAGGCGGAGATCCGGCGGGTTGTGGACCGCCTCTCCGAGCACGGGTGGATCGACGACCGCAAGTTCGCCCGCGCCTGGGTGGAGAACCGTCAGGAATTCCGGCCGCGCTCCGCGCGGGCGTTGCACTCGGAACTGCGCCGGTTCGGCATTCCGGAAACGGACGCCCGGGAGGCGCTGGAGGGGGTGCGCGAGGAGGAGGCGGCGCTTTCGGCCGCCCGGAAAAAAGCGCCGCGCTTGTTGCGCGCCGCCGGGACGACCCCGGAAGCCCGGCGTATTTTCCAGCAGAAGATGGCCGCGCATCTGGCCTCGCGCGGATTTGCGTTCGACCTTTCGCGGGAAACCGCCCGGGCGGTCTGGGACGAATGCGCGCAGGCCGGCGCGGGCGACAGCGAATGA
- a CDS encoding lamin tail domain-containing protein, with the protein MKRGGGFFVVAGCAFFLLGGFAPRETKAYQGSETETATATASDLFLPTPTSTETGSPIGTNTPTLAASATATETGTASGTPEFTRTGTLSPTCTTTPSGAIDPTATETLTDSPAPTPTESPTATSSLTPGSSAAWVVISEVAWAGTAASANDEWIELWNPGGEDVDVSGWTLTDNGDIRISLAGTIGAGGYYLLERTDDTTVGDIPADRIYTGALANSGEAVWLIDSSGRTVDSANGDGGAWPAGAVVPYGSMERRDPGGVSDPAWCSNDGIHRNGEDAGGNPVNGTPRAPFSGYCGDPTPTASATRTPTATSTFTPSLLQTPFAPHAVVINEVAWAGTAADSSDEWIELWNPGPETVSLSGWRLTDGGDVDIVLEGSIDSGGFFLLERGGDDTLSDIPADQLYSGALSNSGEGLLLLDPGGNPVDSAGERGRAWPAGSASPAYASMERVAPERAAWMTNTGWVTNGRDSAGNPIRGTPGRPNSALFPTPTRTQHPKTVLVNEFLPKPGSDWNRDGSVDYNDEFIELYNAGTLAVDIGGWMLDDQYHGGSRPFAVPGGTWIGPQEFLVFFRSQTRIALNESGDEIWLLTPDGNHVDGRVFTRTRWEDSAWARFPDGESVLRLGFPPTPGEPNRLPDDLLNPKKEPVPTIAEGWRRVMCGPQAGPLLVGAGVLTAGDEDSLRMAEAYGWYSWESGKCYAWTAPIQGSRFPYSNFGPSADGGLAGFDWWWDWRFFR; encoded by the coding sequence ATGAAGCGAGGGGGAGGATTTTTTGTTGTCGCAGGGTGTGCCTTTTTCCTGCTGGGCGGCTTCGCGCCGCGCGAGACCAAAGCCTATCAAGGATCCGAAACGGAAACGGCGACCGCCACCGCTTCGGATCTTTTTCTTCCCACGCCGACTTCCACGGAAACGGGATCCCCGATCGGAACGAACACGCCGACGCTTGCGGCAAGCGCGACCGCAACGGAAACCGGAACCGCAAGCGGGACGCCCGAATTCACCCGGACCGGGACCCTCTCGCCGACCTGCACGACAACCCCGTCCGGGGCAATCGATCCGACCGCCACGGAGACGCTGACGGATTCTCCTGCGCCGACCCCCACGGAATCGCCTACGGCGACAAGCTCCCTTACCCCCGGATCTTCCGCGGCCTGGGTCGTGATCAGCGAAGTGGCCTGGGCCGGCACGGCCGCTTCCGCCAACGACGAATGGATCGAACTGTGGAATCCCGGCGGGGAGGACGTGGACGTTTCGGGATGGACGCTGACCGACAACGGCGACATCCGCATCTCCCTTGCGGGAACGATCGGCGCCGGCGGATATTACCTGCTGGAACGGACCGACGACACCACCGTCGGCGACATCCCGGCCGACCGGATCTACACCGGGGCGCTGGCGAATTCCGGCGAGGCTGTGTGGCTGATCGACTCCTCGGGCCGGACGGTGGATTCCGCCAACGGCGACGGGGGAGCCTGGCCGGCGGGCGCAGTTGTGCCCTACGGCTCGATGGAGCGGAGGGACCCCGGCGGCGTATCGGATCCGGCTTGGTGCTCCAACGACGGGATCCACCGCAACGGGGAGGACGCCGGCGGAAATCCCGTCAACGGCACGCCTCGGGCGCCGTTTTCCGGCTATTGCGGAGATCCGACCCCCACCGCGTCTGCAACCCGGACGCCGACGGCGACCTCCACCTTCACGCCGAGCCTTCTGCAAACGCCGTTTGCGCCGCACGCGGTCGTGATCAACGAAGTGGCCTGGGCCGGAACCGCGGCGGATTCCAGCGACGAGTGGATCGAGCTATGGAATCCCGGGCCGGAAACGGTCTCCCTTTCAGGGTGGCGGCTGACCGACGGCGGGGACGTCGATATTGTCCTGGAAGGGTCGATCGACTCCGGCGGTTTTTTCCTCCTCGAACGGGGAGGCGACGACACCCTGAGCGACATCCCCGCGGATCAACTCTATTCCGGCGCGCTTTCGAACTCCGGGGAGGGGTTGTTGCTGCTCGATCCGGGCGGGAACCCGGTCGATTCCGCGGGCGAGCGCGGACGGGCGTGGCCGGCGGGGAGCGCTTCGCCGGCCTACGCCAGCATGGAGCGCGTTGCGCCGGAGCGGGCGGCCTGGATGACCAACACCGGTTGGGTGACGAACGGCCGCGACTCCGCGGGCAATCCCATCCGCGGGACGCCCGGCCGCCCCAACAGCGCCCTCTTCCCGACCCCGACCCGCACCCAGCATCCGAAGACCGTCCTTGTCAACGAGTTCCTGCCCAAGCCGGGCAGCGATTGGAACCGCGACGGAAGCGTCGACTACAACGACGAGTTCATCGAGCTCTATAACGCCGGAACGCTGGCGGTCGACATCGGCGGCTGGATGCTGGACGACCAATACCACGGCGGCAGCCGGCCTTTCGCCGTTCCCGGAGGAACGTGGATCGGGCCGCAGGAGTTCCTGGTTTTCTTCCGCAGCCAGACGCGGATCGCGCTCAACGAGTCGGGCGACGAAATCTGGCTTCTGACTCCGGACGGGAATCACGTCGACGGCCGGGTCTTCACCCGCACCCGCTGGGAAGACAGCGCTTGGGCGCGTTTCCCGGACGGGGAGAGCGTCCTGCGGCTGGGGTTCCCGCCCACGCCGGGCGAACCCAACCGCCTGCCGGACGACCTTCTGAATCCGAAAAAAGAACCGGTGCCGACGATCGCGGAAGGCTGGCGGCGGGTGATGTGCGGGCCGCAGGCGGGTCCGCTCCTGGTGGGTGCGGGGGTGCTCACCGCCGGCGACGAGGATTCGCTCCGCATGGCGGAGGCGTACGGCTGGTACTCCTGGGAAAGCGGGAAGTGCTATGCCTGGACGGCGCCTATCCAGGGGAGCCGGTTCCCGTATTCCAACTTCGGCCCGAGCGCGGACGGCGGCTTGGCGGGTTTCGATTGGTGGTGGGACTGGCGGTTTTTCAGGTGA
- a CDS encoding response regulator, translated as MANVLVVDDDADTRELTTMILARVGHRVIPVSRGVEALMEVAKDRPDVILLDIMLPDMDGFTVARKLRTTFADSPPILFFSALSSPKDQVTGRALGNGYLVKPVRTTMLIESVQKVIDANKPPFAV; from the coding sequence ATGGCAAATGTCTTGGTCGTCGACGACGATGCGGATACGCGTGAGCTTACGACGATGATCCTGGCCCGGGTCGGGCACCGGGTGATTCCGGTCAGCCGGGGGGTTGAAGCGCTGATGGAAGTGGCCAAGGACCGTCCCGACGTGATCCTGTTAGACATCATGCTGCCGGACATGGACGGGTTTACCGTCGCCCGCAAATTACGGACCACGTTCGCCGATTCGCCGCCGATCCTATTCTTCTCCGCGCTGAGCTCGCCCAAGGACCAGGTCACCGGACGGGCGCTCGGCAACGGGTATCTGGTCAAGCCGGTCCGGACGACCATGCTGATCGAATCGGTCCAAAAAGTCATCGACGCAAACAAGCCGCCGTTCGCCGTTTGA
- a CDS encoding response regulator, with protein sequence MAQVLVCDDDIDTLKLAAMILSRAGHRVVSVERGEDVLAEVSKNRPDIVLLDIMLPDMDGFSVAQKLRTTAKNPPPILFFSARSTPEDQVIGRTLGDGYLLKPVRLTTLLESVQKVLEANKPAA encoded by the coding sequence ATGGCTCAGGTATTGGTTTGCGACGACGACATCGATACGCTCAAGCTGGCGGCTATGATCCTCTCGCGGGCCGGGCATCGGGTTGTCTCGGTCGAACGGGGGGAAGACGTGCTTGCGGAAGTGTCTAAGAACCGTCCGGACATCGTCCTGCTGGACATCATGCTTCCGGATATGGACGGCTTTTCCGTCGCGCAGAAACTCCGGACCACGGCCAAGAATCCGCCGCCGATCCTGTTCTTCTCCGCGCGCAGCACGCCCGAGGATCAGGTCATCGGCCGCACGCTGGGCGACGGCTACCTGCTCAAACCGGTCCGCCTGACCACGCTGCTCGAATCGGTGCAAAAGGTGCTGGAGGCGAACAAGCCGGCGGCGTAA
- the rny gene encoding ribonuclease Y — MGESSGFLTIILAASGLGLGVIAGFAVRHIVALRRAAEAQAKIDEKISAAENRARQIEIQAKDAALKLRDGAEEEIRRRRTDLSAEEERLGRRRSEVDHRMERLEQREQTLNKRQSALDRRANELEKVHAERLVELQKVAGMTVDEARGILLAEVEKESRADMARTIRQIEDEARAEGERRARELVADAIQRVASEHVSEVAVSVVPLPSEEMKGRIIGRNGRNIRAFEQAAGVDVIVDDTPEAVTISSFDPVRREVARRALAKLILDGRIHPAHIEKVLEDSRKEVDKVILEEGERASFESGVPGLHPEILKKLGTLKFRMSYGQDQHSHAVETALLAGVIAAELGADVAAAKAGGLLHDLGKAMDHEVEGTHAAIGADFIKRYGVPEKIVNIVAAHHHESEQESVEAVIVEAADAISGARPGARRENLEQYVKRIRTLEDIATSFEGVDEAYALQAGREVRIIVRPENLDDLASVRLARDVSRKIEEGLQYPGQIKVTVIRETRAVDYAK; from the coding sequence ATGGGCGAGTCGTCGGGTTTTTTGACAATCATCCTTGCCGCCTCGGGGCTCGGGTTGGGTGTGATCGCGGGTTTCGCCGTCCGCCATATCGTTGCACTGCGCCGGGCGGCGGAGGCGCAGGCGAAAATCGATGAAAAAATATCCGCGGCGGAAAACCGCGCGCGCCAGATCGAAATCCAGGCCAAGGACGCCGCCTTAAAGCTGCGCGACGGCGCGGAAGAGGAGATCCGCCGGCGCCGGACGGACCTGAGCGCCGAGGAGGAGCGGCTGGGACGCCGGCGGTCCGAAGTCGACCACCGCATGGAGCGCCTGGAACAGCGCGAGCAAACGCTGAACAAGCGCCAAAGCGCGCTCGACCGCCGCGCCAACGAGCTGGAGAAGGTCCATGCCGAGCGTCTGGTGGAACTGCAAAAAGTCGCCGGGATGACGGTCGACGAGGCGCGCGGAATCCTGCTGGCGGAGGTGGAGAAGGAATCGCGGGCCGACATGGCCCGCACCATCCGCCAGATCGAAGACGAAGCCCGCGCCGAGGGCGAGCGCCGCGCCCGCGAGCTGGTGGCGGACGCCATCCAGCGCGTCGCCTCGGAGCACGTCTCCGAAGTGGCGGTCTCGGTCGTTCCGCTGCCGAGCGAGGAGATGAAAGGCCGGATCATCGGCCGCAACGGCCGCAACATCCGCGCCTTCGAGCAGGCCGCGGGGGTGGACGTGATCGTCGACGACACCCCGGAGGCGGTGACGATCTCCTCCTTCGATCCGGTCCGCCGCGAGGTGGCCCGCCGGGCGCTGGCCAAGCTGATCCTCGACGGCCGCATCCATCCGGCCCACATCGAAAAGGTCCTCGAGGATTCCCGCAAGGAAGTGGATAAGGTGATCCTGGAAGAGGGCGAACGGGCGTCCTTTGAATCCGGGGTGCCGGGCCTGCACCCGGAAATCCTCAAAAAGCTGGGCACGCTCAAGTTCCGCATGTCCTACGGGCAAGATCAGCACTCCCACGCGGTCGAGACCGCCCTCCTGGCCGGTGTGATCGCCGCCGAACTGGGCGCCGATGTGGCCGCCGCCAAAGCCGGCGGTCTGCTCCACGACCTCGGCAAGGCGATGGACCACGAAGTGGAAGGCACGCACGCGGCGATCGGCGCCGACTTCATCAAGCGCTACGGGGTACCCGAGAAGATCGTCAACATCGTCGCCGCCCACCATCACGAATCCGAACAGGAAAGCGTCGAGGCGGTGATCGTCGAAGCGGCCGACGCCATCTCCGGCGCCCGGCCCGGAGCCCGGAGGGAGAATCTCGAACAGTACGTCAAGCGCATCCGCACCCTGGAAGACATCGCCACCTCGTTCGAGGGGGTGGACGAGGCCTACGCCCTGCAGGCCGGCCGTGAAGTGCGGATCATCGTCCGCCCGGAAAACCTCGACGACCTGGCCTCGGTTCGGCTGGCGCGCGACGTCTCCCGCAAAATCGAGGAAGGGTTGCAGTACCCGGGGCAAATCAAAGTCACCGTCATCCGCGAAACGCGGGCGGTGGATTACGCGAAGTGA